The following is a genomic window from Heptranchias perlo isolate sHepPer1 chromosome 6, sHepPer1.hap1, whole genome shotgun sequence.
GTGAAAACAAGTGGTTATTCTGAGACTGCAGTGGGACGTGAGCTCGTTGTAAATTCAGATACAGGGACAGTCAATACATCCTGCAGTTATATTGCAGGGAAAAACTGAAGTAAAGAAAATGCATTTTTCACAGTGGCATAAGATAATTGCATTAGTTAAAATAATTAAGTGTTAATTATCCTGGGTACGTTGTTGAAACTCACCTAGATATCAAGGCTTCTAAACATACTCTCAAAGGCACAGGGAGTTGGCACTCACCTATGACAGTTATCTAAGTTACAGAAACCAAAAAATCTAAAGGAAGAAGAGTAGAAGAGACTCAAGATATAACAGTCTGATCTGAACCATCAGGAAAAATGCATCCAAAATAACTTCAACAATGGTATAGGAAAAATGCATCCAAATAATTTCACTAAAAAACATGTGCTCTTTTATGTTTGACTTACCTAAGCAGTTTACGTTTAATGGTACTTCCACTCAAACATTGGGAGATTCAGCAGGAATACTAAAGGCCCTGATCAGTATGTAGCATGCATGTGAAATGAGGTGAAATAACCTAGGCGTATCGTGTAAAGGAAAATATTAACAGGGTAGCTTAAAATTGGAACTGGATGGGAGCGACCACTGCCCAATTTTCCAGTCTCCAAGACCAAATCCCATTTGTAGTACTAATATTTCCAGGCAGGACATTTACCTTAATATGTAGCATAATGGATAAAGTATATACAACTGTAAACAAGACAGTATTTTAGATGGGTTAAAAAAAGGTGACCTATTCTGTGGGCTGTATTGTATCAATGAATGACTAGAATTCAAGAACATAAACAGAGCTTGAGATATTTAATCTTTTCTAATTTTATAAAGTCTCAGAATTTAGATTTACAATCCTAATCATTCACCTGCATTTATTGTATAGTATGTTGTTATTAATAAATTTCTGGTAAAATGATCAGGTATGAAAGGATTTAAAAAACTACAGTGTAATGAATGAATATGATTAAGATTGCTATTGGTCAGCAGTATATTGGTTTACAATGTGAAATATATATGAAGCATAGGAAACCAACCACCTAAGAAGTGGCATTAAAAATGAAAGGAGGAATTAAAGCTGTTAAAGATTGTGTTAATATGAATACAATAATATTGTCCCTAAGTATTAACTTTACAATTTCAGAATCTTAGTCAATGGCAGGTTGATCATCCCTATAAATGTGAACTGGATGGCAGGAGATTCATTGAAACTGACTTGATCTTGAGCGGTACCCCATTTTGtctccatggggtaaattttaacgtcgagctgggaagagagcgaggtgggggcaGTTTccagatgggaaacctggaagtatgagTTTCCCGggcgtccttacaattttgaggtAAGAACATCTTTCAGtttttttcagtaggtttcccgtccaacagccagccagattgacaggctggctctcagttggacaggagagtagccagggagtggatgccaCTAGGTaagtcttgggggggggggggggggggagattggtcatcacggtgggggtggggggaggtgggcagTCATCGGGGTTGGCGCTCATcaggggggtcggtcatcaggggctcagtcatgtggggtcggatatcgggggggggtcagtcatcaggggctctgtcatgggggggggggtcggacatcacGGGGGGTTGGAGCTCGTGGGGGGTAGGTTGGAGCTTGTGGAGGGATCAGAGATTTTGGGGTGGGGTCAGACTTGGAGGGGGTGGCCGGCTGATCACGTGTGTCGGAtcgcagcaggtaagcttgttgggcctggtggaaacactcctgctcctcctgcaatAAAGCACTTATCTGTTGATCCGgatcttctctcctcctcttatgtggtgtgaagcagaaggcccaggaatcccggcccccaggagttaaaaataaaaatgttgttaAAATGGAGGTCcgtagcctccttaaaagatttcactgaccgacccgtctCCTGAGAGCaagttggtcgcccacccctcgacttgcctccattaaaaccggaagtaggcagGTTGGAGgaaagttggggtcgggttttacttttttacaatttttaccttaccacccacccccaacccaccggtTCTTGGGGTTAAAGTCTCCTAAAGAATATGGGAAGTATATGATTTTTCTGTCACTGGGTAAGCCCCATTCAGGTTGGCCAGGTCACATTGATTGTACCACCTGCCAGTTTTATTCTGATGAACACTGCAGCTGTCCACAGAACTTCCTTGTATATTACACTGCGGTTTGCAACCATCATTGTCACGATCAAATGTACTGAAGAGCATTCCATTCTCATTGTCCTGTGTTCCAAACCCTTGAAAAGCATCCCCTGGAAAATCAGGGAAAATATGTCATGAAGAATCCAATGAAGCTAAAagctttgtgtgaaaatgtggcTTCTTTGCATTGTTATTTTGTGCATATAATAGAGAATTAAATCTAATTCAAGAAATGAATACTGTATTTTTGAAAATCTGCTCACCCATATGGCCTACTACTAACATCTATGCACTTTATtactaaaaaaataaaaataaaaagttgTTTGTAGGTGTATTGGAAAAGTGTACATGATCCCTTCTTGATTTGGAGCTTGTCTGTTGTGGTGCCATTCTACATGTACTTGTGACTGTGTCCTgagtatccattattctacatgTTTTCCATTAATAATTTAGAGATAGAGGTTAACAGCATGCCTTTCACTTTTGTTACATATTCATGTTATATTATTTCTCTGAAGTAAGTATACCTAAACCACAACTCTAAAGAAATTAAAAAACAGCAAAAGAATGCTGCCATCATAAAATATATCAATCTTGTATTCCAGGGGTAATATCCCCTGATGAAAGGCTTGGTTACACAATTTACCAATAAACTAATACCATCCCCAAAGAATAGTTTAATTCTCACTTAAGAAGAAACCATCAAGTTTCCTTGCTCGGTAGTAATAATAGAAGTCACTGGATTCTGAGGTCCTCATACTCCATTAGGAGTTTCATTAAATTATACTGTTTGGCTACGTAAGAACAGTGATTAAACTTCAAAACTAATCCATTTGTTGTAAAGGTTTTGGGATGCCTTGAGAATGTGAAAGactctatgggcatgattttaacagtgaaaaatgggtggggtgggggtagggggggcattgaaaatttcaaccatttcagacctgcccccaacatTTCCGTTTTTCACCGGGGCGTGACGAGGGCTGGGCGACCAACcctctcccaggaggcgggtcgtgCCTTAAAACCTTttgaggaggcttcaggcctccatttctctaagtttccaatttcaacccggGGGGCTGGGATTCTTGGGTCTTCTCTTTTACAGACCCTAAtccccgatcgcagacccccgaccccgatcatgGACCCGTGACCCCAATCCCCGATCCCCCCTCCCAACGATcgccgacccccgaccccgatcgcagacccacgaccccgatccccgatcctcctcccaatgatcgtggacccccgcgatgaccccaatcccgatccctccccccatgactgatgaCCCCATGCCAACTGATGCCACATGCCAACTTatgcccatgcccacccatgcccgtgtgcccacccatgcccctgtgcccatcTGTGCCCACCCAACCCCCCATGCCCCCTATgcctccccccatccatacaagcaaagacttacctgaagacttatctgaacacatcctctccctggctggtctcctgtctgactgagaccagcctgtctatcAGGCTGGCCAGTCGggcggcaaaccgacaaaaaaaaataaaagacgtccctACGTCAAAAAGCAAGGACATCTGGAAAacccgcaatttgacccccccacccccttcccgacTTCCCTTCCCGGATCAAAATCAtgccctgtataaatgcaagttctttctcattGGGATCCAGTTTTGAGAACATGAAAATCAAAGCACAATATCAGACCCACGTTTTATTCCCTAAATCCTTCTGCTaacaaatcaattaaaaatacacAAAAATCATTGTACTTTCCTAAAGGTACATTTGTTTTAATCTATAAAATGGATTCCTGATCTGGATTAGTTTGTTGTGAAGCACATATATTTTTTGGCTTTCTAGCTCATGAAATCCAGAATCAAGAGGAGATAAAAGCTTTGTCCAAGTCCCTGTTAGAAGATTAACATATATAAAAGTCTTGTGTTGGGGCAGTGTAGGGCATTGCTGGTACACTGAAGTAATAAGTAAGTGAAACTCTTGATGCAAAGTGGATGGAAGAAAGTCATCCTTTACCTTAATAAGCATCAATAAATAACAAATTAATatatctaaattataaatgagaaTTGGTAAAACTGAATGATTCACATAACCATGTGACATACTTGTCACATTTACTTTGAGAATGCTACCATAGACAAGCacttttaattcataattaacatAACAATAGTTCATTTTTATCATTTAATTCACAATTAAAAATTCACTCAATATCTTTGTTATAATGTTGTaatcaatttaaattttaaattttcccATACCCAACATTGACTACCAGGAATGCATGGGCACTCCTAGCATCTAGTGTTGGTATGGCATTAATGATGGCTATTATGTCATGTGATATTTCCTCATTATTAATGCATCACATGAATACACATGCCCATGTTTCACCTGATGTCTTCAATGATTGGCATCACTTCCAGTGGAAAATCCTAGAAGTGGGCAGGCTGTGGGGAGCCAGCAGAATGGCTTTCTGCCCAAATTTCCATTCCCATCCACTCCAGATCCAGCCAAAATCGGGAAGACACTGAACAAAAGGTTGGTCCTAATACAAGAAATACTGATTTCATACATATCAATAAATACAGTAGTCTAGCATCAGTACATCAAATATGGTTTCAGAGCATTTGTAGCACTGACTGACTGCTGCCACACACCATGTGACTGTACTGGTCTGGTAGGAAATTGCTTAATATTGGTTGCCAGAAAGTGTGAATTTAAAAGAAGGACTCTGCTCATCAGTGCCCTTACCTGTTAAAAGGTTCGTACATTCATTGCAAAGAGCTGGAGATACTACATCACCTATATTTAGAAAAATTAAAGGAGTTTTTACAATAAATACTATTCCACCTTCCAGTTTTATAATCCTGAACACTCTAATATTACCAAATTAAACAATCCCTTAAAATcccctgaacatttacctgaggaaggaggaagcctccgaaagcttgtgaatttaaaataaaattgctggactataacttggtgttgtaaaattgtttacaattgtcaaccccagtccatcaccggcatctccacatcttaaaataACTTGGCTAGAACTACACTGATGACTCAGTTGGTAATTGCACTACCCTGAATGGAACAGAGCATTGTAAAGCAAAAAGGTCTCCATGtcgatctccagtctgtgctacAGATGGCCTCATTACTtctgggttggggagaggggcaTCAACCAGTgttcccactcttgattgctGGAAAGTATAGATACTGGGCTCAAACAACAGTTGACACCAGGCTTACATATGAAAAAGCACCATTTGGCAAGGTATTTTAGTATAGCCAATATCACTGGCACATTATTGTAGCTTAGTCAACATGTTCAAGATGGGGGTGGAATTgtccttttatttttaaaactatgATGGCCTACTAGTGTGGGAGGGGGAAATGTAAAATTTCTTTTGCGTACCATTTTATAAATGCACTTACGATTTTGCTACACCCAGAAATCCTCCCACTTGGCTGTGTTATTATCTACTTCACACTTATATAACCACAAAAATCGAACTAACTGTATCAAAATAAATAGAATATATGTAGTGGTAGTGATGTTATAAGGTTTGCAAGATAGTCCAAGGATTTTTGCTGATTTTCCATCATATTTCGAATAAGTTTTGTGTGTGAAACAATAGTTGCAAGCagatttcctttaaaaaaaaagtaagtttatttatttattctttaCAGTAATTAACCTCTTGGACCTATTTCAAAACTAcagtttcaggagaaactttttttacacaaaggtttCTGAGGCTGCGGAATGCATTACTAGAGTGTGAATAttgaagaataggttagataggtggttgaacaAAAGGGGAAATAAAGGGTAATGGGAACAAGGCAGGCATGTGTGGAGTTTAAACACCAACACAATctggttgggccaaacagcctgtttccgtgttgtaatttctttgtaattctatataaatggACTTAAGCCTACACCATACCATAGTCCACACTTCATGTAATATGTATGGAATATCAGTGGCATGACTCCACACGACAATTCTCCTACCtatggaactctcttccataCAGTATTGTTGCCTGGAACTCTTCCGTAAGCAGAAATTCAAACCATCATCTGTTGAAGTAGGATTTCTCGAAGGCATGTTAGGTTATACAAAATCTGTGCACTGCATGCTGGTACTCCAGTACAATTTCTCTAAGTTTTTGTGTGCCCAGCAACCACTAGGGTCAATTCTGTCCTTCTTACAGCTGTC
Proteins encoded in this region:
- the LOC137323194 gene encoding angiopoietin-related protein 5-like; the encoded protein is MRPWEITMIIQILICFISEASSVGINTVSLNSTGTGEVISCLNSSVANFNQPCRNEADSIARSHHIPTSVPNKTRDCVMPCEMSGRMSKEEKSYMCRNLLATIVSHTKLIRNMMENQQKSLDYLANQVRALMSRVLLLNSHFLATNIKQFPTRPVQSHGDAFQGFGTQDNENGMLFSTFDRDNDGCKPQCNIQGSSVDSCSVHQNKTGRWYNQCDLANLNGAYPVTEKSYTSHIL